The Vicia villosa cultivar HV-30 ecotype Madison, WI linkage group LG1, Vvil1.0, whole genome shotgun sequence genome includes a region encoding these proteins:
- the LOC131630281 gene encoding mitotic-spindle organizing protein 1B-like, which yields MDPEAARSARESLDLAFHMSNILDTGLDRHALSILIALCDLGVNPEALAAIVKELRKERLQVSSLRPTPPS from the coding sequence ATGGATCCAGAAGCTGCGAGAAGTGCACGAGAATCTTTGGACCTGGCATTTCACATGTCCAATATACTCGACACGGGTTTAGACCGTCATGCGCTTTCTATTCTCATTGCTCTCTGTGATCTCGGGGTCAATCCTGAAGCACTTGCTGCTATTGTCAAGGAACTTAGAAAGGAGAGGCTCCAAGTGTCATCATTGCGTCCTACACCTCCTTCTTAA